In the genome of Abyssalbus ytuae, the window TTCAATAAATTTCTGGTTGGTATTTTTGCTTTCCAATCCTCCTAACTCTGATATCCAGGGACCGGTTTTTAACCATGTTAATTCAGTTGTAATCTCAGCATCAACCTCTTTCATCCCTGTATATAAACAGGTTAAGTAACCCATATATTTAGCTGTTTTTAGAAATTGTATTAATTCATTTTTATGCCACTCCCCTCCCATAAACAACACACAACCGGCAAAGCCCTTATATTGATTAAGAATTTTCATATATGATTCAGAGGTGAGTTTTTCTCCGCTTCCTTTTTTCCCTAAATGCGACGAATGGCATCCTTTGCATTTTAAAGGGCAACCCGTTATATTGAAACAAATGCTTATTTGACCAGGCACTTCTTGTAATACAATCTGAACATTCGAATAATTCATAATTACAACATTTTCAAACAGTTTTAAATACATGACTTGTATTTAAAAAAGCAAATTAAAAAAGGAGAACTATCATTTAAATGTCGGTAATATTCTTTTTCCCGAAGAAATTACCATTTACTGAATCAGGCAGGTCTTCTGACTTACTTTAGTTTCACCGTCTTCCCGTCTATTATAAATAAACAGTGACAAAAAAAGAATATGAAACTTCTTTTACTAAGCTTACAGCTGCGGGAACAGTTCAGGAATTACACCTGATTCCCTTTTAATCCTAATAGACGAATATCTATTTAAGAACCAAATTCATACTAAAATTATGTAGTAATTAAAAACCGAAAAAGGCAGTATCTATATTATTATTAAAAACTTATGAACAGAAATATCTTTTTACCTGAAGAAATCCTTTTATAAAACATATAAAAACTCATCATCAAAACAGTTAAAATAATATCATTGAATTTTACTCTCTTTAGTAAACCCTATACTTTAGGCAATATAACCTGAGCCTCTACTATTAAAACTTGTTTACTGAATGCTTGTTGTTAAACAAACATACAGTATTTCAAATCAGTAATAAAGACGATCCTTCAATAAGGAAATAAATTTTCCTTATTGCTCAAAAAACTGAAAAAATTAAGAATACTTTCTAAAATAATATCAGTGGACTTCCAGAGCTACATTAGAAAACTTTTTTGTGTACTTACAACACCTAGGCAAGTTTTTATATGCTTCTTCGTCTGCTACCAAATCCTGAGCCACATGGCCCGCTTTTGATATGGCTTTTTTTATTTCGGCTTCTGAAGTCATATTTTCATCAAATTCATAGTATAAAATATGACTTTCCAACTCCCATATCGCAGAAGAAACCCCTGTTACAGACAAAGCAGCTTTTTCAATACGCTGTTTACACATCTCACAATTCCCTTTAACTACAATGGAATTTATATCCTCTTCTAATTTTTCCTGGGCTGACAAGCTAAAAGTTGTCAAAATTACACCTAATAGCAATACTATTTTTTTCATTCTGGTTTGATTTTATAACTTGAGCATTACCAAAATATAAAATTTAGCGCAATAATTGAAAAAAGTGTTTATTTATTTTACAAACCAATTAATCTAAACGGATACTTCTCAGCCTTAAAGCATTACTTATAACTGACACTGAACTAAAACTCATTGCCAATGCCGCTATCATAGGTGATAACAAAAGGCCGAAGAAAGGAAATAAAATACCTGCAGCTACCGGAACTCCAATCGTATTATATAACAAAGCAAAAAATAAGTTTTGCTTTATATTTTTTACCACACTATTACTTAGATTTTTTGCTTTAACTATTCCTTTTAAATCACCTTTAATCAGGGTTATGTCAGCACTTTCTATCGCCACATCAGTTCCTGTACCCATGGCTATACCCACATTTGCTTTGGCCAAAGCAGGAGCATCATTAATACCATCGCCTGCCATTGCTACTTTTTTACCATTATTTTGCAATACTTCAACTTCTTTTAGTTTATCCTGCGGAAGGCATTCTGCTTTAAAGCCGGAGAGCTGGAGCTTTTCTGCCACTGCCCTTGCCGTATTTTTATTATCTCCCGTAAGCATAATTACTTCCATCCCTGCTTCTTTTAATTTTTTTATTGCTTCTATACTTGTTTCTTTAATTGCATCCCATATTACTACAAATCCTGCTATTTCTTTTTCTATGAAGAATAGGGAAACTGTTTTACCTTTATTTTGGTACTTCAGTACTTCATTCCTCACCTCATCAGGATAATTTATATGATATTGTTTTAGTAATTTCTCGTTTCCCAAGCCTACATTTTTACCTTCCATATATCCTGTTACCCCTTTTCCGGCAACTGCCTGAAAGTTCTCAATAACCTGAAGCTTAATTCCTTTGTTCTTTGCATATTCCACAGTAGCTTTTCCTATGGGATGTTCACTATTGTTATTGATTGATGCTATAAATGAGAGTATTTCATCTTCATTCAAACCTGAGAGTGAAACTACTTTTTCCACAGAAGGTCTTCCAAAGGTAACCGTACCGGTTTTATCAATTACAAGGGTATCAATTTTATTCATTCTTTCAAGTGCCTCGGCATTTTTTATTAAAATTCCGGAGGATGCACCTTTACCTACTCCCACCATAATTGACATTGGAGTAGCCAGTCCCAATGCACAAGGACAGGCTATAATTAAAACAGCAATGGCATTAACAAAAGCGTATACCCAAGATGGTTCAGGTCCAAAAAACTTCCACACAATAAAAGTAATTATAGCAATAAACACTACTGCCGGCACAAAGTAAGCCGAAATTTTATCAGCCATATTTTGAATAGGCGCTCTTGAGCGGCTGGCATTATTTACCATTTTTATGATTTGTGAAAGTAACGTTTCACTTCCTACTTTTTCGGCCTCCATTAAAAATGAAGTATTCCCGTTAATAGTTCCTGAACTTACTTTATCACCTGGTTTTTTTTCCACAGGAATGGGCTCGCCTGTTATGGCAGATTCATCAATATAGGCATTCCCTTTTTTTAATTCTCCATCAACAGGAACCTTATCTCCTGGTTTTAATTTTAAAATATCACCCTTTTTAATATGATCTATTGAGATTACCTGCTCCTGCCCATCTACAATTCTAACTGCACTATTCGGGGCAAGTTTCATTAATTCTTTAATAGCGCTATTCGTTTTGCTATGAGCTTTGGCTTCTAAAAGCTGACCTAATAAAACCAGGGTTAATATTACGGTGGCCGCTTCAAAATATAAATGAACGGTTCCTTCTTCGGTTTTAAACTGACCAGGGAATAACCCGGGAAATATCAAGGCTATTACACTAAAAGTCCATGCGGCTCCTGCACCTATCCCAATTAAGGTAAACATATTTAAATTCCATGTCCTGACCGATCTCCAGGCTCGTTCAAAAAACATCCATGCAGCATAAAAAACTACCGGAAGGGAAAACACAAACTGCACCCAGTTCCAGTATTTTAAAGGCATGATTTTTAAAAGCGGATTTTCAGGTATCATATCAGCCATGGCTATTAAAAAAATCGGGAATGTGAAAGCAAGAGCTATTTTGAATTTTTTGAGCAGCTTTTTATAGGTCGTATTTTCTGAAGTCTCTTTAGTTTGCTTTGGCACTAAATCCATCCCGCAAACAGGGCAGTTGCCTGGTTCATCTGTTTCAATTTCCGAATGCATGGGGCAGGTATATGTCACGCTTTTTGAAGAAGAAGGCTGTTCTATAAGATCCATACCACAAACCGGACAATCACCCGGTTTATCATATGTTTTATCACCTTCACAAAACATAGGACAATAATACACCCCATTTCCTTTAAAATCCTTTTTACTTTTTTCTTTTTCTTTATGATATTTTAAAGCTTCTTTATCATTTAAATGAATTTGATAATGACTTCCTGCTTTTTTTAATTTATCCTGTAACTCAGTGATGGAAAGGTGGTTGTCAAACTCAATAACAGCTTCCGCCTTATCTAAATCTACTTCAGCTTGTTTTATTTCATCAATGTCATTTAACATTCTTTCCATATTAGCCCTGCACCCCATGCATGTCATTCCTGTTATTTTGTATATATGCTTCATCTGTTTAAGGTTTTATAAGCTGTTTAACTTTTTTTTTGCAGACAGAACAGCTTCCATTGACATAAATATTTTAAACATAGTGTGTGAATATGCTTAAAAATTTTTATCTGTTTCTTATAAATATTTGTAACAAAGCTAAGGGGAATACAACTCTACTTATTTCAAAATTTTAATTAAAACTTATAAAATTTTGTCTAATGATTTCCTGTTAAAAACATGCCTGGACTTAAACTCGGATAAATTAATACCCACTTCTTTTTTAAATTGGGAAGAAAAATGACTTAAGTTGCTGTATCCAAGCGCATAAGATATTTCTGAAAAATTCAATTTGTCCTCCTGTATAAGTTGTTTTGCTTTTTCAACTTTAAGTTTTATAAAATATTTTTCAATAGTGACCTGATTGGACCGGGAAAATAGCTTACTTAATTTATGATAATCTAAAGAAAGTTTTTCTGATAAATAATCTGATATGTTTTGTTCTTTAATTATTTTTTCCTCATTTATAAAATTTATTAATGCGGTTTTCACCTGTTCATTTAACACTTCATCTTTTTCATCCAGCAATTCAAAACCCAATGACCTCAACTCCATTTTGAGCGGTGTTTTTACAGCATCCAAATCTCCTGATAAAATTTCAACTTCCCCCAAATTTACTTCCCCAACCTGCAGGCTAAAATTTTCAAGTTGATCTTTTACCACCATCTTGCAGCGGTCACAAACCATATTTTTTATAAAAATAACTTCCATTAAAGAATAAAGTTAGTTAATATTGCATTGAAAACCCAGTTTTACTTACCAAACTATTTTTTCAATAACTTTATAACAAAATTAAAATGGAACTTGAAGAGTTAAAACCACGGGTAGTTAATATTTTATCCCATACAAATGTCTCTGTTGATGAGCGTCTTATCAAAGTTTGTGAATTACTAAAAGAAAATATTGATTATTACAACTGGGTAGGTTTTTATTTCCGGAACGGAAACAGGGAAGAATTAAAATTAAGGGCATTTGCAGGCGAACCTACAGATCATACAATAATTCCTTTTGGTAAAGGTATTTGCGGACAAGTAGCTGTTTCAAATCAAAACTTTGTAGTTCCGGATGTTAAAGCCCAGGATAATTATATTGCCTGCAGCATTTACGTAAAAGCCGAAATCGTTATCCCCCTTTTCAAAAACGGCGAAAATATAGGACAAATAGATATTGACTCACACACTCCTGATCCATTTACAAAAGCTGATGAAAAATTTTTAGAATTTGTAAATGACGCTGTTTCTAAAATATTATGATTTACTTTCCTGCGGGAAGACATTACATTAAAAAACCTGTAAAAAAGTATCACAGGAAAATTGCAAAAAATTAAAGGTTTTCATTGCCTATATTTTGATGCAAAAAAATTACTTTTGCACTCACAAACATTGTAATACAAATGAGCACCACCAAACAAGCAAAATCAGCATTAATTTCTGTTTTTAGTAAAGAAGGTTTAGAGCCTGTTGTTAAAAAACTAAACGAGTTAGGAATTACCATTTATTCTACAGGAGGAACAGAGAAGTTTATAAACGAACTGGGTATAGAAGTAATTCCCGTTGAAGATGTTACCAGTTACCCCTCTATTTTGGGAGGACGGGTAAAAACTCTTCACCCTAAAGTTTTTGGCGGCATATTAAACAGACAGGATAATGAAAGTGATATTGCCGAATTACAACAGTTTGAAATACCACAATTGGATATTGTAATTGTAGATTTGTATCCTTTTGAAAAAACTGTTGCAAGTGGAGCTTCACAACAAGATATAATTGAAAAAATAGACATAGGAGGTATTTCTTTAATAAGAGCAGCAGCAAAAAATTACAAAGATGTAATGTGCGTAGCCTCTGTAGAAGATTATAAAGACTTTTATGAAATTCTGGAAAAGGGAAAAGGACAAACTACCCTTGAAGAAAGAAAACTTTTTGCGGCAAAAGCATTTAATGTTTCTTCACATTACGACTCCGCTATTTTTAGTTATTTTAATATAGAGAGTGAAGTATCTGCCCTTAAATTAAGTGAGAACAAAGGCCAGCAATTACGTTATGGTGAAAATCCGCATCAAAAAGGATTTTTCTTTGGGGATCTCGATGCGATGTTCAAAAAACTACATGGCAAAGAATTATCATACAATAATTTATTAGATGTAGATGCTGCGGTTAATTTAATGTCCGAATTTAAAAGTGATGCTCCGACTTTTGCCATCTTAAAACACAACAATGCCTGTGGTATAGCGACCAGAAATACAATAAAGCAAGCATATCTTGACGCACTGGCAGGCGATCCTGTATCTGCATTTGGCGGAATACTTATTGCAAACAAAGAAATTGATGAGCCGACTGCCGGGGAAATAAATTCACTTTTTTGTGAAGTTGTTATTGCCCCTTCGTTTTCTGAAAATGCACTAACAATACTGAAACAAAAAAAGAACCGGATCATATTGGTTCAAAAAGAAGTTAATCTACCTGAAAAAAGTGTAAGATCCTGCTTAAATGGAGTATTAGTACAGGATAAAGATCTTAAAACAGACACCATAGAAGATTTAACATATGTAACCGACAATAAACCTTCTGAAAAGGAATTGGAAGACCTGATATTTGCTTCAAAAATATGTAAGCACACTAAATCAAACACTATTGTTTTAGCAAAAAACAAGCAGTTATGTGCCAGTGGAACCGGACAAACCAGCAGAGTAGATGCACTAAAACAGTCTATTGAGAAAGCACAGTCTTTTAATTTTGATTTAAATGGTGCTGTTATGGCCAGTGATGCCTTCTTTCCCTTCCCCGATTGTGTAGAAATTGCAGATAAAGCCGGAATAAAATCGGTAATACAACCGGGAGGCTCAATTAAAGACCAATTGAGTATAGATTATTGTAATGAAAATAATATTGCAATGGTATTTACAGGAATACGTCATTTTAAACATTAAATTTATTATTTTTGATAGAATTACAATATTTTAACCAAATTTAATACCTGAATATTACATGGGATTCTTTGACTTCTTAACCGAGGAAATAGCGATAGACCTGGGTACAGCAAATACACTGATTATACATAATGACAAAGTAGTTGTTGACAGCCCTTCAATTGTTGCCAGAGACAGGGTAACAGGCAAAATTATTGCAGTTGGTAAAGAAGCAAATATGATGCAGGGTAAAACTCATGAAAATATTAAGACCATTCGTCCGTTAAAAGATGGTGTTATAGCCGATTTTGACGCTTCCGAAAAAATGATCAGTATGTTCATCAAAGGTATTCCTGCATTAAAGAAAAAATTCTTTCAGCCTGCTTTACGAATGGTTATTTGTATTCCATCCGGAATTACTGAAGTTGAAATGCGTGCTGTAAAAGAATCTGCCGAACGTGTAAATGGAAAAGAGGTATACCTTATACATGAACCTATGGCAGCAGCCATAGGAATTGGTTTGGACATCATGCAGCCCAAAGGTAATATGATTGTTGATATAGGTGGGGGTACTACCGAAATTGCGGTAATCGCTTTAGGGGGTATTGTTTGTGATAAATCGGTGAAAATTGCCGGTGATGTATTTACCAATGATATTATTTATTACATGCGAACTCAGCATAACCTCTATGTAGGCGAAAGTTCTGCCGAAAATATAAAAATATCCATAGGTTCAGCCACCGAAGATCTTGAATTACCTCCTGATGAAATGAGTGTACAAGGTAGAGACCTTTTAACCGGAAAGCCCAAACAGGTACAAATATCTTACCGGGAGGTTGCCAAGGCCCTTGACAAATCTATTCTACGCATTGAAGATGCTGTTATGGAAACCCTATCCCAAACTCCTCCTGAACTCGCAGCTGATATTTATAATACCGGTATTTACCTTGCCGGTGGAGGATCTATGTTGAGAGGATTAGATAAACGGCTTTCCCAAAAAACAGATCTTCCGGTTTATATAGCTGAAGATCCTTTGAGAGCAGTAGTGAGAGGAACCGGTATAGCTTTGAAAAATCTTGAAAAATACAAACCCATACTTATAAAATAACAAAAGTGAATGCAACAGATAATCAACTTTTTAATAAAGGAAAAAAACTTTATACTGTTTTTGTTGCTTTTAATTCTATCGGTTTTTTTTACAGTTCAGTCAAATTCTTATCATAAAACAAAATTCATAAACTCAGCTAACTGGTTAAGCGGAGGTATTTATTCAAAAACCAATTCTATTTCCGACTATTTCCACTTAAAAGAAGATAACATTCATTTAGTAGAAGAAAACAAACGTCTTCGCCATATACTTTTTAATGGTGGAGAAGTTAAAACTGATTCCATTATTTTGGACAGTTCCCATATTACAAAGTATAGATTTACAGATGCGCTTGTTATAAAAAACAGTTATAGTAAACAAAATAACTATCTCACTATAAACAAAGGAAAAAAACATGGTGTTAAGCAGGATATGGGCGTAATAAGTTATGGCGGAGTAGTAGGGATTATTGAAAATACATCCAATGGTTATTCCGTAATTCAGTCAATTTTAAATACTTTATCAAAAGTAAATGCAAAATTGAAAAAATCCAATCATTTTGGAACATTAACCTGGGATGGTAACGATCCCCATATTGTACAACTTACAGATATCCCCGGCATAGCTCCTGTAAAAGTGGGAGATTCTATCATATCCGGAGGGATGTCTACTATTTTTCCGGAAAATATTTTAATAGGTACCGTACAAAGTTTTGAACTGGATGCCTCAGGAAATTATTATACTTTACAAGTTAAGCTATTTAACGATATGACAAGTATAAACCATGTTTTTATAATAGAAAATCTTAATAAAGAAGAAATTCAGGAACTTGAAAATTCTGTAGATGAATAATTTCACTATTCGGTATATTTTTTTATTTATTGCCCTTGTAATATTACAAGCTTCTGTCTTTAATAATATAAATTTTATGGGCTATATTAATCCATACATTTATGTGATATTCATTGCCTATTTTCCTATAAAAAAAGACAAACGCCCCCTTTTCATATTTCTTTCTTTTTTAGTAGGCTTATCTATAGATTTTTTTAGTGACAGTGGAGGCATAAATGCAGCTGCCAGTCTTACTACTGCCTATATCAGGCCTTTATTTTTAAGATCAACTTTCGGAAATGCCTACGATTATCAGACACTAAAAATAAGCAACACTACTTTTCCACAGCAAACAGTTTATTTAACACTTTTAATTTTAACACATCATTTAATACTTTTTTCATTAGAGATTTTTAGCTTTACTCATATACTTTTAATCATTAAAAAAACGTTATTTTCAGGAATATTCAGTATTCTTTTAAGTTTGATGCTGGTTTCTTTATTTAGTAATAACAAAACCGAATGAGAAAACTATTATTGACCTCTATTATCATTTCTACCTCGCTGATTTACATTGGAAGGCTGTCATACTTACAATTAATTGATAGCAGTTCAAAAAATCCGCTGGATGATACTGCAATAAAAGCAGTTTACGATTATCCTGAACGGGGCCATATTCTGGATAGAAACGGAAAATTAATAGTCTCAAACCAACCCTCGTATGATGTAATGGTAATACCCCGGGAAGTGAAACCCCTGGATACTCTCGAATTTTGTCAACTGCTTAATATTTCAAAAGAAGATTTTATAAAAGAATACGAGAAAGCGAGAATATACTCACCGCGGTTACCTTCAGTATTTGTTCCTCAATTGTCAAAAGAAGAATATGCCTTACTCCAGGAAAAAATGAGAAAATATGAAGGCTTTTATATCCAAAAACGTTCATTAAGACATTATGAAACCAGATCTGCTGCAAATGTCTTAGGTTATATAAGTGAGGTTAATGAACGCGATTTAAGAAAATATTCCTACTATCAGTCAGGAGAAATTATAGGAAGACAAGGGGTGGAAAAAGAATACGAAGAGGTATTAAGAGGAAGAAAAGGGGTGAAGTTTATTCAAAAAGACAGATTTAACAGGGAGATTGGTTCATATAAAAACGGAATATTTGACACCCTTCCAATACCCGGAAAAGATGTACAATTAACAATAGATATCGATTTACAGGAATATGGCGAAAAATTAATGACTAATAAAAGAGGTGGTATTGTAGCTTTAGAACCTAAAACAGGTGAGATTCTGGCTCTAGTGTCGGCACCAAGCTATGATCCTGCTTTATTAGTTGGCAGAAAACGATCAAAGAATTATACCAAACTTCATTATGATTCTATTTCCAAACCTCTTTTTGATCGTGGCTTACTTGCAATGTACCCTCCCGGTTCTCCCTTTAAAACTTTAAATGCCCTTGTAGCTTTACAAGAAGGGGTTATAACCCCACAAACTACTTACAGATGCTCCGGAGCTTATTATTACGGTAAAAGGGGAAGAAAAATGGGATGCCACTGCGGAGGTGGTATAAGAAACCTGAATAGTGGTATTTATAAATCCTGTAACACCTATTTTGCAACCGTTTACAGAAATTCCCTTGAAAAATACCCAACTGCTGAAGAAGGTTTAAATACCTGGGCAAAACACATGAAGAGTTTTGGTTTGGGAGATTATCTGGGATATGATTTACCCACAGGCCGGTCTGGTAAAATCCCAACTTCCAAAACCTATGATGCCACGTATGGAAAAAACCGATGGTATTCTACCGCTACCCTCTCCAACGCAATTGGTCAGGGAGAAGTTTTAACCACTCCTATACAACTTGCCAATATAACTGCAGCAATTTCAAACAGGGGGTTCTATTATACCCCACACATTATAAAAAAAATAGGCGAAGAACCTATTGAAGATGAAAAATATACTAAAAAGAAACAAACTTCTGTAAACCCTGAATATTTTGAACCTGTTATTCAGGGAATGTTTGATGTTTATAAAAAAGGGACTGCAAAATGGATTAGTGTGAAAGATATAAATATAGCCGGAAAAACAGGTACAGCCGAAAATTTCACTAAAATAAATGGTGAAACAGTCCAGCTAACCGACCACTCCATCTTTGTTGCCTTTGCTCCTGTTGATAATCCTAAAATAGCTTTAGCTGTATTCGTGGAAAACGGTCATTGGGGTTCTACATGGGCAGGAAGAATTGCAGGATTAATGATAGAAAAATATATTAAAGAAGAAATAACCGAAAAAGCCATGGAACAATTTGTTCTTAGTGGCAGCCTTGAAGAAGAATACGCAAAACCATACAGCGGAAAACCCTTTAAAATTAATGAGTAGCCCCAAATTAATTCATAATATTGACTGGATAACTGTTTTACTATACCTTATTTTAGTTTTCATAGGGTGGTTGAACATTTATTCTACAACTATTACTGAGGAAGCCGGTTCCATTTTCAATTTAAATCTCCCTTACGGAAAACAACTATTATTTATAGGACTAAGCAGTGTTTTGATTATAATAGTAATATCTCTTGAAGCTAAATTTTATGAACGTTTTTCCAGCATCATATACCTTATTTTTCTTGTTTTACTGGCCGGGCTTTTTATTTTTGGAAAAAACATAAACGGTGCTACCTCATGGTACAACTTTGGTGGTTTTAGTTTTCAACCCTCTGAATTTGCCAAAATCGCAACTGCTTTGGCAGTCTCTAAGCATCTAAGTGACTTTCAGACTAATATCAGTGATATTAAACACCAATTACAAACTTTGTTAATTATAGGCATTCCTGCAGTATTAATAATAGCACAGCCCGATCCGGGTAGTGCACTTGTATTCAGTGCCTTCTTTTTTGTAATGTACCGGGAAGGTTTGTCTATGGCATATTTGATTATAGGTACATTGATAATAGCACTATTTATTACCACTTTAATGTTTGGCGTAAAATGGGTTGTTATTGGTATGGGAATACTATTGAGTCTCCTGTATTTTTTTAGAAGAAAAAGCAAAAAAAAGTTCTCTTTCCTACTTTTTATCGGAATTATTACACTAACCTTTTTATTTTCCCTTTCAGTAAAGTATATTTTTGACAATGTATTTGAACAAAGGCATAGAGACCGTTTTAGTTTATGGCTACGCCTCGAGAAAGACCCTGAAAAATTAGAAGAAATAAGAAAAACCATAGGCTATAACACACATCAGTCTGAAACAACCATAGGTTCAGGCGGATTAACCGGTAAAGGTTTCCTGGAAGGAACCAGAACCAAAGGGAATTTTGTTCCGGAACAACACTCAGACTATATTTTCACAACCGTAGGTGAAGAGTGGGGTTTTGTCGGAACTACCTCTATAGTTATACTCTTTACTCTTTTGTTACTACGATTAATTATACTTGCTGAAAGGCAAAAATCAAAATTCAGTCGAATTTATGGATATGGAGTGGCTTCTATTCTCTTTTTTCATTTTGCCATAAATATAGGTATGGTTATAGGTTTATTACCTACCATTGGCATTCCTTTACCTCTTTTTAGCTATGGAGGTTCAGGCCTTTGGGGATTTACTATCCTTATATTTATTTTCCTGAAACTTGATGCCAACAGAGTTAATGAATGGCTTTAATTCTTAACATCCAAAGTATCCCTAATTGCATTTCCCATTAACATAAAAGCCATCACCAACGCCATTATCGCTATTCCGGGTATAATTGCCAAATAAGGCTTACCTACAATTATATAACTATAATGGTCTTTTATCATACTTCCCCAGCTTGGCATTGGTGGTTGAGCCCCTATGCCCAGAAAACTTAGTCCGCTTTCAATTAAAATGGCTGCAGCAAAATTTGCAGCAGAAATTACTATTACAGGAGCAGTAACATTGGGTAATATATGTTTAAAAATAATTCTGAAATTGCTATAACCTAAAGCTGTTGCTGCTGTTATGTATTGCATTTGCTTAACACTCATTACCTGTCCTCTTACTATTCTGGCTACTTCTACCCACATAGTTAAACCTACTGCTATAAATACCTGCCAAAAACCTTTTCCTAACGCAAGTGTAATAGCTATAACCAATAATAAAGTGGGAATAGACCATGTAATATTTACTATCCACATTATAAATGCATCGATTTTTCCTCCAAAAAAACCTGCTACAGCTCCAAAACTTAGTCCGATTATTAATGATATGATAACGGCTATAAAACCTATGGAAAAGGAAATTCTGGTCCCTACTATAAGCCGGCTCAATAAATCTCTTCCGTATTTGT includes:
- the nrdG gene encoding anaerobic ribonucleoside-triphosphate reductase activating protein codes for the protein MYLKLFENVVIMNYSNVQIVLQEVPGQISICFNITGCPLKCKGCHSSHLGKKGSGEKLTSESYMKILNQYKGFAGCVLFMGGEWHKNELIQFLKTAKYMGYLTCLYTGMKEVDAEITTELTWLKTGPWISELGGLESKNTNQKFIEVKTKKLLNHLFIK
- a CDS encoding GAF domain-containing protein, with amino-acid sequence MELEELKPRVVNILSHTNVSVDERLIKVCELLKENIDYYNWVGFYFRNGNREELKLRAFAGEPTDHTIIPFGKGICGQVAVSNQNFVVPDVKAQDNYIACSIYVKAEIVIPLFKNGENIGQIDIDSHTPDPFTKADEKFLEFVNDAVSKIL
- a CDS encoding heavy metal translocating P-type ATPase, whose translation is MKHIYKITGMTCMGCRANMERMLNDIDEIKQAEVDLDKAEAVIEFDNHLSITELQDKLKKAGSHYQIHLNDKEALKYHKEKEKSKKDFKGNGVYYCPMFCEGDKTYDKPGDCPVCGMDLIEQPSSSKSVTYTCPMHSEIETDEPGNCPVCGMDLVPKQTKETSENTTYKKLLKKFKIALAFTFPIFLIAMADMIPENPLLKIMPLKYWNWVQFVFSLPVVFYAAWMFFERAWRSVRTWNLNMFTLIGIGAGAAWTFSVIALIFPGLFPGQFKTEEGTVHLYFEAATVILTLVLLGQLLEAKAHSKTNSAIKELMKLAPNSAVRIVDGQEQVISIDHIKKGDILKLKPGDKVPVDGELKKGNAYIDESAITGEPIPVEKKPGDKVSSGTINGNTSFLMEAEKVGSETLLSQIIKMVNNASRSRAPIQNMADKISAYFVPAVVFIAIITFIVWKFFGPEPSWVYAFVNAIAVLIIACPCALGLATPMSIMVGVGKGASSGILIKNAEALERMNKIDTLVIDKTGTVTFGRPSVEKVVSLSGLNEDEILSFIASINNNSEHPIGKATVEYAKNKGIKLQVIENFQAVAGKGVTGYMEGKNVGLGNEKLLKQYHINYPDEVRNEVLKYQNKGKTVSLFFIEKEIAGFVVIWDAIKETSIEAIKKLKEAGMEVIMLTGDNKNTARAVAEKLQLSGFKAECLPQDKLKEVEVLQNNGKKVAMAGDGINDAPALAKANVGIAMGTGTDVAIESADITLIKGDLKGIVKAKNLSNSVVKNIKQNLFFALLYNTIGVPVAAGILFPFFGLLLSPMIAALAMSFSSVSVISNALRLRSIRLD
- the purH gene encoding bifunctional phosphoribosylaminoimidazolecarboxamide formyltransferase/IMP cyclohydrolase, encoding MSTTKQAKSALISVFSKEGLEPVVKKLNELGITIYSTGGTEKFINELGIEVIPVEDVTSYPSILGGRVKTLHPKVFGGILNRQDNESDIAELQQFEIPQLDIVIVDLYPFEKTVASGASQQDIIEKIDIGGISLIRAAAKNYKDVMCVASVEDYKDFYEILEKGKGQTTLEERKLFAAKAFNVSSHYDSAIFSYFNIESEVSALKLSENKGQQLRYGENPHQKGFFFGDLDAMFKKLHGKELSYNNLLDVDAAVNLMSEFKSDAPTFAILKHNNACGIATRNTIKQAYLDALAGDPVSAFGGILIANKEIDEPTAGEINSLFCEVVIAPSFSENALTILKQKKNRIILVQKEVNLPEKSVRSCLNGVLVQDKDLKTDTIEDLTYVTDNKPSEKELEDLIFASKICKHTKSNTIVLAKNKQLCASGTGQTSRVDALKQSIEKAQSFNFDLNGAVMASDAFFPFPDCVEIADKAGIKSVIQPGGSIKDQLSIDYCNENNIAMVFTGIRHFKH
- a CDS encoding rod shape-determining protein; protein product: MGFFDFLTEEIAIDLGTANTLIIHNDKVVVDSPSIVARDRVTGKIIAVGKEANMMQGKTHENIKTIRPLKDGVIADFDASEKMISMFIKGIPALKKKFFQPALRMVICIPSGITEVEMRAVKESAERVNGKEVYLIHEPMAAAIGIGLDIMQPKGNMIVDIGGGTTEIAVIALGGIVCDKSVKIAGDVFTNDIIYYMRTQHNLYVGESSAENIKISIGSATEDLELPPDEMSVQGRDLLTGKPKQVQISYREVAKALDKSILRIEDAVMETLSQTPPELAADIYNTGIYLAGGGSMLRGLDKRLSQKTDLPVYIAEDPLRAVVRGTGIALKNLEKYKPILIK
- a CDS encoding helix-turn-helix domain-containing protein, with amino-acid sequence MEVIFIKNMVCDRCKMVVKDQLENFSLQVGEVNLGEVEILSGDLDAVKTPLKMELRSLGFELLDEKDEVLNEQVKTALINFINEEKIIKEQNISDYLSEKLSLDYHKLSKLFSRSNQVTIEKYFIKLKVEKAKQLIQEDKLNFSEISYALGYSNLSHFSSQFKKEVGINLSEFKSRHVFNRKSLDKIL
- a CDS encoding heavy-metal-associated domain-containing protein, coding for MKKIVLLLGVILTTFSLSAQEKLEEDINSIVVKGNCEMCKQRIEKAALSVTGVSSAIWELESHILYYEFDENMTSEAEIKKAISKAGHVAQDLVADEEAYKNLPRCCKYTKKFSNVALEVH